A stretch of the Capsicum annuum cultivar UCD-10X-F1 chromosome 10, UCD10Xv1.1, whole genome shotgun sequence genome encodes the following:
- the LOC124887822 gene encoding putative pectinesterase/pectinesterase inhibitor 24, with the protein MASLNPWGKLDEVQNERLMARRKTRKRITFIAISFIILVSIIVGAVVGGVSHNNNKSSQQNDNVLSISSTIRAVCNLILYPDSCISSLSPYAAKFNALKPQDIYKMSVLVALNELFGASDNFFKSETFKNINNLNINKKH; encoded by the coding sequence ATGGCCTCTCTTAATCCATGGGGAAAGCTGGACGAAGTCCAGAATGAGAGGCTCATGGCTCGTCGAAAGACGAGGAAGAGAATTACATTTATTGCAATATCTTTCATTATTCTTGTGTCCATCATTGTGGGTGCAGTGGTTGGTGGTGTTTCTCACAACAATAACAAATCTTCCCAACAAAATGATAATGTGTTGTCAATTTCCTCAACCATTAGAGCGGTATGCAATCTAATCCTGTATCCAGACTCCTGTATCTCCAGCCTTTCCCCATATGCTGCAAAATTCAATGCTCTCAAACCTCAAGACATCTACAAGATGTCTGTTCTAGTCGCCCTCAACGAGCTTTTTGGTGCCTCCGACAATTTCTTCAAGAGTGAGACATTCAAGAACATTAACAATCTTAACATTAACAaaaaacattaa